In one Pseudomonas sp. Bout1 genomic region, the following are encoded:
- a CDS encoding PIG-L deacetylase family protein, with protein sequence MSRKQQLLKQHRRNKRIALLVGLLLLVAVGVLVAWWLPLILAVVLWAAHEAWFADHLFYSPKDDYEYAFPEGSECAGLRLDAGRLVLDTPLAGDETLIVGIELKSSWLGRFLDPAVELLGLDTPDLQVFERGVAGRRYLNLTGAGAALASGKLRLRGRFCRIKGQPTLWVFRQPDYRRQRVMVIAPHADDAELAAFSLYSQADESWIVTLTAGEIEADHYQQMGMPKADAARIKGRLRAWDSVTVPRWAGVPEAQCVQLGYFCMQLPAMQAAPDQPQVSREAQLDDTRLFRQFNTLALPGDVDGAPTWNNLIADLRALLLKARPQVIVLPTPLLDPHPDHICAHAAILQALQGLEWQPGTLLGYANHLHDNDRWPMGDSGAGVALPPRFDATLELVPCSLPLTLSQQQDKAMALGMMHDLQPRAPFKRRVRRWLQQLLAGRSPSPYGENEFFRKAVRRHELLWVLKQD encoded by the coding sequence ATGAGCCGCAAGCAGCAATTGCTCAAGCAGCATCGACGCAACAAGCGTATTGCGTTGTTGGTTGGCCTGTTGTTGCTGGTGGCTGTCGGTGTGCTGGTGGCCTGGTGGTTGCCGCTGATCCTTGCGGTAGTGCTGTGGGCCGCGCATGAAGCCTGGTTTGCCGACCACCTGTTCTACTCGCCTAAAGACGACTATGAATACGCGTTTCCCGAGGGCAGCGAGTGCGCGGGCCTGCGTCTTGACGCCGGGCGGCTGGTGTTGGACACGCCCTTGGCGGGAGATGAAACCCTGATCGTCGGCATTGAGCTCAAGAGTTCCTGGCTCGGACGCTTTCTGGACCCTGCGGTAGAGTTGCTGGGCCTGGATACGCCGGACCTGCAAGTCTTCGAGCGTGGTGTCGCAGGCCGGCGCTACCTCAACCTGACCGGCGCGGGCGCAGCATTGGCCAGCGGAAAGCTGCGCTTGCGCGGGCGCTTTTGCCGGATCAAGGGGCAGCCGACGCTATGGGTATTCCGCCAGCCGGATTACCGTCGCCAGCGTGTGATGGTGATCGCGCCCCATGCCGATGATGCCGAGTTGGCCGCATTCAGCCTTTACAGCCAGGCCGATGAGAGCTGGATCGTCACCCTTACGGCGGGCGAAATCGAAGCCGATCATTATCAACAAATGGGCATGCCCAAGGCCGATGCTGCACGGATCAAAGGCCGCCTGCGTGCCTGGGACAGCGTCACCGTGCCGCGTTGGGCGGGTGTGCCCGAGGCGCAGTGCGTGCAATTGGGCTACTTCTGCATGCAACTTCCGGCGATGCAGGCCGCGCCGGACCAGCCCCAGGTGTCCCGGGAAGCACAGCTGGACGATACGCGGCTGTTTCGCCAGTTCAATACCCTGGCCTTGCCCGGGGATGTGGACGGCGCGCCGACCTGGAACAACCTGATTGCTGACCTGCGTGCACTGCTGCTCAAGGCGCGCCCGCAGGTGATTGTGTTGCCAACGCCGCTGCTGGATCCGCACCCGGATCACATCTGCGCGCACGCCGCGATTCTCCAGGCCCTGCAAGGCCTGGAATGGCAGCCGGGTACGTTGCTCGGTTATGCCAATCACTTGCATGATAACGACCGCTGGCCCATGGGTGACTCGGGTGCGGGTGTGGCCCTGCCGCCGCGGTTCGACGCCACGCTTGAGCTGGTCCCGTGCAGCTTGCCACTGACGTTGAGCCAGCAGCAGGACAAGGCCATGGCGCTGGGCATGATGCACGACTTGCAGCCGCGCGCGCCGTTCAAGCGCCGCGTGCGCAGGTGGTTGCAGCAATTACTGGCGGGCCGTAGTCCATCGCCTTACGGAGAGAATGAGTTCTTCCGCAAGGCGGTGCGCCGTCATGAGTTGCTCTGGGTTTTAAAGCAGGACTGA
- a CDS encoding O-antigen ligase family protein codes for MHSKRLIYSSNRVFDFLCLWILPIGLLLLLSALFFVSNRNVMHKFYYGLFSAPTLLLLCLRPREWKEVLREPLAIAFLVFSAWALISLLWSPEAHPDTDLYRRPLHTFMLFAGCGLLLHYRNDLFKPIFFSAAVIATVVCAINLVAFASGFVPGMRMIGGRGALDNPLLSSHVFGFFCVYWLYVCVTTKRLHALWFSVPALAIMTVAVLATGSRTPLVALVLAVLWMGLLSRNRRSVLMVAGLVLAAAALLLFYPHLITERGSSFRFEIWQIILGRIADHPWIGHSYDSDLYVLPANYPSEPLREPHSFALGVLYYVGIIGFIPWAFMLAWGLYKGLKARAQPLFILASSLLAYGIGAGLTEGGGILSRPKEHWFLLWIPLALLAGLSIAQRRRSLLRMPVQSLKPQAFEQLCSNAHVIEADGLGPKVLRLEDGSFLKLFRARNWYTSGSFNPYSERFASNSEQLRERGVPSPAILGLYELQDHSSAVQYQPLPGLTLRQALQSLDSSLRESLIERFGQFMAQLHERGIYFRSLHLGNVLLMDDGEFGLIDVADMRLYPSALRNALRQRNLRHMQRYPQDRNWLFETHFEQLAKGYASVASPAATAKIRAQVLRLKRPAPQEAGPATAK; via the coding sequence ATGCACTCAAAACGCCTCATCTATAGCTCAAATCGCGTATTCGACTTCCTGTGCCTATGGATTTTGCCGATCGGCCTCTTGCTCCTCTTGAGCGCGCTGTTCTTCGTTTCCAACCGCAATGTGATGCACAAGTTTTATTACGGCCTGTTCAGCGCCCCGACGTTGCTGCTGCTGTGCCTGCGCCCCAGGGAATGGAAGGAGGTCCTGCGTGAACCGCTGGCGATCGCTTTCCTGGTGTTTTCAGCCTGGGCTCTGATCAGCCTGCTCTGGAGCCCGGAAGCCCATCCGGATACCGACCTGTACCGGCGCCCGCTGCATACCTTCATGCTGTTTGCCGGGTGCGGCTTGCTGCTGCACTACCGCAATGACCTGTTCAAGCCCATCTTCTTCAGCGCCGCGGTGATCGCAACCGTCGTCTGCGCGATCAACCTGGTGGCCTTTGCCTCAGGATTCGTGCCTGGAATGCGCATGATCGGAGGCCGTGGCGCCCTCGACAATCCGCTGCTCAGTTCCCACGTATTCGGCTTTTTCTGTGTGTATTGGCTGTATGTCTGCGTCACCACCAAACGCTTGCACGCGCTGTGGTTTAGCGTGCCAGCGCTGGCAATCATGACTGTCGCCGTGCTGGCCACAGGCTCCAGGACACCGTTGGTTGCTCTGGTGCTCGCGGTGCTCTGGATGGGCTTACTCAGCCGAAATCGCCGTTCAGTGCTGATGGTTGCCGGCCTGGTACTGGCAGCCGCCGCACTGTTGCTGTTTTACCCGCACCTGATCACCGAGCGCGGCAGCTCATTCCGTTTTGAAATCTGGCAGATTATCCTGGGGCGGATCGCCGATCACCCATGGATCGGCCACAGCTACGACTCCGACCTTTACGTACTGCCTGCCAACTATCCCTCCGAGCCGCTTCGCGAACCCCACAGCTTCGCCTTGGGCGTGCTTTATTACGTCGGCATCATCGGTTTCATCCCGTGGGCCTTCATGCTCGCCTGGGGTTTGTACAAAGGCCTCAAGGCACGCGCACAACCGCTGTTCATCCTGGCCTCGTCATTGCTGGCGTACGGCATCGGTGCCGGCCTGACCGAAGGCGGTGGCATTCTTTCGCGGCCCAAAGAGCACTGGTTCCTGCTGTGGATCCCGCTGGCGTTGCTCGCCGGCCTGAGCATCGCCCAGCGCCGCCGCAGCCTGCTACGCATGCCGGTGCAAAGTCTGAAACCCCAGGCGTTCGAACAACTGTGCAGCAACGCCCACGTGATCGAGGCCGACGGCCTGGGGCCCAAGGTCCTGCGCCTGGAAGACGGCAGCTTCCTGAAACTGTTCCGCGCCCGGAACTGGTACACCTCAGGTAGCTTCAACCCTTACTCCGAGCGGTTTGCCAGCAACAGCGAGCAATTGCGTGAGCGAGGCGTTCCTTCACCGGCGATCCTTGGCCTCTACGAGCTTCAGGACCACAGCAGCGCCGTGCAGTACCAGCCGCTGCCAGGGCTGACCCTGCGCCAGGCCTTGCAAAGCCTGGACAGCAGCCTGCGCGAATCGCTGATTGAACGCTTCGGCCAGTTCATGGCGCAGTTGCACGAGCGCGGCATCTATTTTCGCTCGCTGCACCTGGGCAACGTGCTGTTGATGGATGACGGCGAGTTCGGCCTGATCGACGTGGCAGACATGCGGCTTTACCCCTCGGCGCTGCGTAACGCCCTGCGCCAGCGCAACCTGCGGCACATGCAACGTTATCCGCAAGACCGCAACTGGCTGTTCGAAACGCATTTTGAGCAGTTGGCCAAGGGCTATGCCTCGGTTGCATCCCCGGCCGCCACGGCGAAAATCCGCGCGCAGGTACTCAGGCTCAAGCGCCCGGCCCCGCAGGAAGCGGGCCCGGCCACGGCAAAGTGA
- a CDS encoding YceK/YidQ family lipoprotein → MTLRLTAALGIALVTVSGCGSLNTVVREDAAAARELRKQKTYCQSIPRVYSGVAFDFCLLHAAPDPTGILVPFVLLDITVSGIVDTVVLPYTVYRQSTDGNISIYWRPGA, encoded by the coding sequence ATGACACTAAGACTGACGGCTGCACTTGGCATCGCTTTAGTGACAGTGAGCGGCTGCGGGTCGCTCAATACTGTCGTGCGCGAAGACGCGGCAGCAGCACGTGAGCTCAGGAAGCAAAAAACCTACTGCCAGTCCATTCCTCGTGTCTACAGTGGTGTCGCCTTTGATTTTTGCCTGTTGCATGCCGCGCCGGATCCCACCGGCATACTGGTGCCGTTCGTTCTGTTGGATATAACGGTTTCGGGCATTGTTGATACAGTGGTGCTGCCTTATACGGTCTATAGGCAAAGTACTGACGGCAACATCAGTATTTACTGGCGACCCGGTGCATGA
- a CDS encoding carbamoyltransferase — translation MALTILGLSGALSHDPSAALYIDGKLIAAAEEERFVRDKHAKNRMPYESAKFCLEQAGIKPSDVDVVAIPFAPISLFGEARWHYAKRYWYAPDRALDAILMGNRRYKRYRNKIVWCLEQLGFDPKKIKIEPVEHHLAHASSAYHCSGFQEKTAILGIDGKGEYATTFFGYGENGKIHKIKEFYDPDSLGGLYGAITEFLGFEMLDGEFKVMGMAPYGDASKYDFSRLASFENGELVINTDYANVIGLRRYKEKGKGFYFSPKLIEWLGPKREGDIADEPYIHYAASMQALFEKLALQMIDHYLGDILKDTGKLAFAGGCALNVKLNQKIIARDDVKELFVQPASGDAGTAVGAAAYVSHARGVPVEKMEHVYLGPSYSNEDVIAACAKHASKPVWRQIENTPKRIAKIMVDGNPVAWFQGRMEFGPRALGGRSIIGCPSATGVADRINHQIKFRERWRPFCPSMLDTVAPQMIKVDHPAPFMTFTFEVSEEWKTRVPEVVHEDGTSRAQVLKREYNPRYYDMMKELEVLTGNGVSLNTSLNRRGEAMICSPTDALNMFFGSDLQYLIMEDILVVKDGVDPYDAVV, via the coding sequence GTGGCATTGACGATTCTTGGCCTGTCCGGCGCCCTTAGCCATGATCCTTCCGCAGCCTTGTATATCGACGGCAAGCTGATCGCGGCCGCCGAAGAAGAGCGCTTCGTACGCGACAAACATGCAAAGAACCGCATGCCCTACGAGTCGGCGAAGTTCTGCCTGGAACAAGCCGGTATCAAGCCTTCCGACGTTGACGTGGTAGCGATTCCGTTCGCCCCCATCAGCCTGTTCGGCGAGGCCCGCTGGCACTATGCCAAGCGTTACTGGTATGCCCCGGACCGCGCCCTCGACGCGATTCTGATGGGCAACCGTCGCTACAAGCGCTATCGCAACAAGATCGTCTGGTGCCTGGAGCAGTTGGGTTTCGATCCGAAGAAAATCAAGATCGAACCGGTTGAACACCACCTGGCCCACGCTTCCAGTGCCTATCACTGCTCGGGCTTCCAGGAGAAGACCGCGATCCTGGGGATCGACGGCAAGGGTGAGTACGCCACCACGTTCTTCGGCTACGGTGAAAACGGCAAGATCCACAAGATCAAGGAATTCTACGACCCGGACTCCCTGGGCGGCCTGTACGGTGCAATCACCGAGTTCCTCGGTTTCGAGATGCTCGACGGTGAGTTCAAGGTCATGGGCATGGCGCCGTATGGCGATGCCAGCAAGTACGATTTCTCGCGTTTGGCCTCCTTCGAAAACGGCGAGTTGGTGATCAACACCGACTACGCCAACGTCATCGGCCTGCGCCGCTACAAAGAGAAGGGCAAGGGTTTCTACTTCTCGCCGAAACTGATCGAGTGGCTGGGGCCCAAGCGCGAAGGCGACATCGCCGACGAGCCTTACATCCACTACGCGGCCAGCATGCAGGCGCTGTTCGAGAAGCTGGCGTTGCAGATGATCGACCATTACCTGGGCGATATTCTCAAAGATACCGGCAAGCTGGCCTTCGCCGGCGGCTGTGCGCTGAACGTCAAGCTGAACCAGAAGATCATTGCCCGTGACGACGTCAAGGAGCTGTTCGTGCAGCCGGCGTCCGGCGATGCCGGTACGGCGGTCGGTGCGGCAGCCTACGTGTCCCACGCCCGTGGGGTGCCGGTAGAGAAGATGGAACACGTCTATCTCGGCCCGTCCTACAGCAACGAAGACGTGATTGCCGCATGTGCCAAGCATGCGAGCAAGCCGGTATGGCGCCAGATCGAAAATACCCCGAAGCGCATCGCCAAGATCATGGTCGATGGCAACCCGGTGGCCTGGTTCCAGGGCCGCATGGAGTTTGGTCCGCGCGCCCTGGGCGGTCGTTCGATCATCGGTTGCCCGAGCGCCACTGGCGTGGCTGACCGCATCAACCACCAGATCAAGTTCCGCGAGCGCTGGAGGCCTTTCTGCCCGTCGATGCTCGACACCGTGGCCCCGCAGATGATCAAGGTCGATCACCCGGCGCCGTTCATGACCTTCACTTTTGAAGTGTCGGAGGAGTGGAAAACCCGCGTGCCGGAAGTAGTCCATGAAGATGGCACCTCCCGCGCCCAGGTGCTCAAGCGCGAATACAACCCGCGTTACTACGACATGATGAAAGAGCTGGAAGTGCTGACCGGCAACGGCGTGTCGCTGAACACCTCGCTCAACCGTCGTGGCGAAGCGATGATCTGCTCGCCGACCGACGCGCTGAACATGTTCTTCGGCTCCGACCTGCAGTACTTGATCATGGAAGACATCCTGGTGGTCAAGGACGGCGTAGACCCTTATGACGCTGTGGTTTAA
- a CDS encoding YceK/YidQ family lipoprotein yields MSLATNVLLAVLLVSVAGCGTINTVFRPDAVASQNLKESRSYCENVPRIYSGVIYGFCTLNGAPDTTKEHTRDASGSLPIFAAELVGSGLLDTLVLPYTVYRQNKDGSIEIFR; encoded by the coding sequence ATGAGTCTCGCAACCAACGTCCTTCTCGCCGTGCTTCTGGTATCCGTTGCGGGTTGCGGCACGATCAACACCGTCTTTCGCCCGGACGCGGTTGCCAGCCAGAACCTCAAGGAATCGCGCAGTTATTGTGAAAACGTGCCGCGTATCTACAGTGGGGTGATCTACGGTTTTTGCACATTGAACGGCGCCCCCGACACCACCAAGGAGCACACGCGCGATGCCTCCGGCTCCTTGCCGATCTTCGCCGCCGAACTTGTGGGCTCCGGCTTGCTCGACACCCTCGTGCTGCCCTACACCGTCTACCGCCAGAACAAGGACGGCAGTATCGAGATCTTCCGCTAG
- a CDS encoding GNAT family N-acetyltransferase, whose product MLNRFQGWRERGWTPVEAEVYAQAWQRFGGSVATHPQIVERLAHLAQIPVRYLGWEQDGELKGAIATWGRDLALSKDVLKRKGKKGLFDLGNAEIILPIAADAQLPVRHRARYLSALNEGRVSTLKPQAEQLAMARTPEELSKKFRYNQRRELRLLEEAGGVARAVSEFSSSELAAIYCDLFQRRWGFPAAGAERLAEVLELLKEFLFGSVLFLNDAAIAVQLVYQVQAPAWVSAEYVNGGVDPETKAFSPGSVLSFLNTQSAWEQARASDKPLRFSFGRSDREYKERWCNPVPVFSV is encoded by the coding sequence ATGCTGAACCGCTTCCAGGGCTGGCGTGAACGTGGCTGGACGCCTGTCGAGGCCGAGGTTTACGCCCAGGCCTGGCAGCGTTTTGGCGGTAGCGTGGCGACTCATCCGCAGATCGTCGAGCGGCTGGCGCACCTGGCGCAGATTCCGGTGCGTTACCTGGGCTGGGAGCAGGACGGCGAGCTGAAAGGGGCGATTGCCACCTGGGGGCGCGACCTGGCCCTGTCCAAGGACGTGCTCAAGCGCAAAGGCAAAAAAGGCCTGTTCGATCTGGGTAACGCCGAGATCATCCTGCCGATTGCCGCCGATGCGCAGCTTCCTGTGCGCCATCGGGCGCGTTATCTGTCGGCGCTGAATGAAGGGCGCGTGAGCACCCTCAAGCCCCAGGCCGAGCAGTTGGCCATGGCGCGCACACCGGAAGAACTGTCGAAAAAGTTTCGCTATAACCAGCGCCGCGAACTGCGCTTGCTGGAAGAGGCGGGCGGCGTGGCGCGGGCGGTCAGTGAGTTTTCCAGCAGCGAACTGGCAGCGATTTATTGCGACCTGTTCCAGCGGCGCTGGGGTTTCCCGGCAGCGGGTGCTGAACGTCTGGCTGAGGTGCTTGAGCTGCTCAAGGAATTCCTGTTCGGCTCGGTGCTGTTTCTCAATGACGCCGCGATTGCCGTGCAACTGGTGTATCAGGTGCAGGCGCCGGCGTGGGTCAGTGCCGAGTACGTCAACGGCGGTGTCGACCCTGAAACCAAGGCATTCAGTCCCGGCAGCGTGCTGAGTTTCCTCAATACCCAAAGTGCCTGGGAGCAGGCGCGGGCGAGCGACAAGCCCCTGCGTTTCTCATTTGGGCGTTCCGATCGCGAATACAAGGAGCGCTGGTGCAACCCGGTGCCGGTGTTCAGCGTATGA
- a CDS encoding glycosyltransferase family 4 protein produces the protein MKPRFKVLQLQPDYNVKTHDFADLGEQIVKALPAERFEVTSGFLSGRPLPGQPLSVAEHSHYFELPEKSLKGIRFGAMWQIYKYCREQKFDVVICNRFKSVNMMLSLNRWLKIPLCIGISHGFGEYARGYRRRQTQKWVSPAWRFVGVSAAVKDYLVDLNCGFTRENTTFVTNAIDIPQAEALQLPRDEARKALGLPLDARMIGALGRLVPIKGHTHLLQAFATLKDKYPEAQVGIIGSGRAEADLRADIERLGLTGRAHLLGFREDGMKYVRGFDIWTMPSLFEGLGLALLEGMSGHLPVIASNGPAMLPLVEGAGGLSHDPGNVEQLAAALDTYLALSDEDLRAKGEQVFRYLEANHTLDEFRHKYLNLIETGLREVGKA, from the coding sequence ATGAAGCCTCGTTTCAAGGTTTTGCAGTTACAGCCGGACTACAACGTCAAGACCCACGACTTCGCCGACCTCGGCGAGCAGATCGTCAAGGCCTTGCCGGCTGAACGTTTCGAGGTCACATCCGGGTTCCTCAGCGGCCGTCCGCTGCCCGGCCAGCCCTTGAGCGTGGCTGAACACTCCCATTACTTCGAGTTGCCGGAAAAGTCCCTCAAGGGCATTCGTTTCGGCGCCATGTGGCAGATCTACAAGTACTGCCGCGAGCAGAAATTCGACGTGGTCATCTGTAACCGCTTCAAGTCGGTGAACATGATGCTGTCCCTCAACCGCTGGTTGAAGATCCCTCTGTGCATCGGCATCTCCCACGGCTTTGGCGAGTACGCCCGTGGGTATCGCCGACGCCAGACGCAAAAGTGGGTCAGCCCGGCGTGGCGGTTTGTCGGAGTGTCGGCAGCGGTGAAGGATTACCTGGTAGACCTCAATTGCGGGTTCACCCGGGAAAACACCACCTTTGTCACCAACGCGATCGACATACCCCAGGCCGAAGCCTTGCAGTTGCCGCGTGATGAAGCGCGCAAGGCCCTGGGCTTGCCGCTGGATGCGCGGATGATTGGCGCCCTGGGCCGCCTGGTGCCGATCAAGGGCCACACCCATTTGCTGCAAGCCTTCGCTACCCTCAAGGACAAATACCCTGAGGCTCAGGTGGGAATCATCGGCTCCGGCCGCGCCGAAGCCGACCTGCGTGCCGACATCGAGCGCCTGGGCCTGACGGGCCGCGCGCACCTGCTGGGCTTTCGTGAAGATGGCATGAAGTACGTACGAGGCTTTGATATTTGGACCATGCCTTCTCTGTTCGAAGGCCTGGGCCTGGCGCTGCTGGAAGGCATGAGCGGGCATCTGCCGGTCATTGCCTCTAACGGCCCGGCAATGTTGCCGCTGGTAGAGGGGGCAGGCGGCCTGTCCCATGACCCGGGCAATGTCGAGCAGTTGGCGGCGGCGCTGGACACCTACCTGGCACTGAGTGACGAAGACTTGCGCGCCAAGGGCGAGCAAGTGTTCCGCTACCTGGAAGCAAACCACACCCTGGACGAGTTCCGGCACAAGTATTTGAACCTGATCGAAACCGGTCTGCGGGAAGTAGGTAAAGCATGA
- a CDS encoding TonB-dependent receptor has protein sequence MKVVAPTRFALLLPGLFGLCTATQADEAPLVLDPSVVTGSRSASPSFDLPYSVDSISREQISDGQLGINASEALSRVPGLVVQNRQNYAQDLQISSRGFGARSAFGVRGIKLIADGIPASTPDGQGQAATFNLDTAERIEVLRGPAATLYGSNAGGVIQMFSRNGEGPPRIGAETLVGSDGLSKNHLTAEGAANGAGFVLDASRMDTDGYRDHSSARRDQTFAKLNFEPDEDSKLALIYSSLEQNGTQDPLGQAWDAYKADPRSVSSAAEIYNTRKSIDHQQVGMNYERYFGDATLQVNGYTGRRSVIQYLSIPGGTAPDKRGGVVDFDRKFYGGSVHWLQPVSSAPGDLTVITGLDYDRSQDDRQGYSNTLNGEHGVKGALGRDEIDTATSLDPFVQANWLLGDWTLQAGLRHSTMKMDVDDHFLSDGNDSGNKTYQKNTPSVSVMYAFTPDLHGYVSAGKGFETPTQAESAYSTTSNGFNFALKPSVSKQFEVGLKARLGQDTRVNAALFQITTEDELVVLSSKDGRTTYQNAGRTLRRGFELGIESQLNEQWSTNVAYTRLQATYDSDFIGGGKPVDKGNYLPGVPQTTLFAELNWKPRDWVSTALEGMYRSKVYVEDTNQQHAAPGYSVFNWRARFEQKVEHWTFHQTLRLDNLLDRQYVGSVIVGDGNARYYEAAPGRSWYAGAGAEYSF, from the coding sequence ATGAAAGTTGTTGCTCCCACCCGCTTCGCCCTGTTGCTCCCCGGCCTGTTCGGCCTGTGTACCGCCACCCAGGCCGACGAAGCACCGCTGGTGCTCGACCCCAGCGTGGTCACTGGTTCGCGCAGCGCCAGCCCGTCATTTGACCTGCCTTACTCGGTGGACAGCATCAGCCGCGAGCAAATCAGCGACGGCCAACTGGGCATCAACGCCTCCGAAGCGCTGTCTCGGGTCCCGGGGCTGGTGGTTCAGAATCGCCAGAACTATGCCCAGGACTTGCAGATTTCATCCCGCGGCTTCGGCGCACGTTCAGCGTTTGGTGTACGCGGCATCAAGCTGATAGCCGACGGCATCCCCGCCAGCACCCCGGACGGCCAGGGCCAGGCAGCGACGTTCAACCTCGACACCGCCGAGCGCATCGAAGTCCTGCGCGGCCCGGCTGCGACGCTGTATGGCAGCAATGCGGGCGGCGTGATCCAGATGTTTTCCCGCAATGGCGAAGGCCCGCCGCGCATCGGCGCCGAGACGCTGGTGGGCAGTGACGGCTTGAGCAAAAACCACCTGACCGCGGAGGGCGCGGCAAACGGCGCAGGCTTCGTGCTGGACGCCTCGCGCATGGACACCGATGGCTATCGTGACCATAGCAGCGCCCGCCGCGACCAGACCTTTGCCAAGCTCAACTTCGAGCCGGACGAGGACAGCAAACTCGCGCTGATCTACAGCAGCCTGGAGCAAAACGGCACCCAGGACCCACTGGGCCAGGCGTGGGATGCGTACAAGGCCGACCCGCGCTCGGTCAGCAGCGCCGCCGAGATTTACAACACCCGCAAAAGCATCGACCACCAACAAGTGGGGATGAATTACGAGCGGTACTTTGGCGATGCCACGCTGCAGGTGAATGGCTATACCGGGCGGCGGAGTGTGATTCAGTATTTGTCGATTCCCGGCGGCACAGCGCCAGACAAGCGCGGCGGCGTTGTGGACTTTGACCGGAAGTTCTATGGAGGCTCAGTCCATTGGCTACAGCCTGTGTCGAGTGCACCGGGCGACCTAACCGTTATTACCGGCCTTGATTACGACCGCAGCCAGGACGACCGCCAAGGCTATTCCAACACGCTCAACGGCGAACACGGTGTGAAAGGTGCCCTGGGCCGTGACGAAATCGACACCGCTACCAGCCTCGACCCATTCGTCCAGGCCAACTGGCTGCTGGGCGACTGGACGCTGCAAGCAGGGCTGCGCCACAGCACCATGAAAATGGACGTGGACGACCACTTCCTGAGCGACGGCAACGACAGCGGCAACAAGACTTACCAGAAGAACACGCCATCGGTCAGCGTGATGTACGCCTTCACACCCGACCTCCATGGCTACGTAAGCGCCGGCAAGGGCTTTGAAACACCAACCCAGGCAGAGTCGGCCTACTCGACGACATCCAATGGCTTCAACTTTGCCCTCAAACCGTCGGTCAGCAAGCAATTTGAAGTTGGACTGAAGGCGCGACTGGGTCAGGATACGCGCGTCAATGCGGCTCTGTTCCAAATTACCACCGAGGATGAATTGGTGGTCCTGTCATCCAAAGACGGACGCACCACTTACCAAAACGCCGGCCGCACCCTGCGCCGCGGCTTCGAACTGGGCATCGAAAGCCAGCTCAACGAGCAATGGAGTACCAACGTCGCCTACACCCGCCTGCAAGCCACCTACGACAGCGACTTCATCGGCGGCGGCAAACCCGTGGACAAGGGCAACTACCTGCCCGGCGTCCCGCAAACCACGCTGTTCGCCGAGCTCAACTGGAAACCCCGGGACTGGGTCAGCACCGCCCTGGAAGGCATGTACCGCAGCAAGGTCTACGTCGAAGACACCAACCAGCAACACGCGGCACCGGGCTACAGCGTATTCAATTGGCGCGCACGGTTTGAACAGAAGGTGGAGCACTGGACGTTTCACCAGACCTTGCGCCTGGATAACCTGCTCGATCGCCAGTACGTAGGGTCAGTGATTGTCGGGGACGGGAACGCTCGGTATTACGAGGCGGCGCCGGGCCGCTCGTGGTATGCAGGGGCCGGCGCCGAGTACAGCTTTTAA
- a CDS encoding glycosyltransferase: MSQQQPLVSVIIASYNHGPYIEQSILSVLGQTYPNIELLVVDDGSKDDSVERIQRLQAEHGFDFQVQQNQGLTRTLNGAVARAKGSLIAPLGSDDIMLADRIAAQVAYLEDKPKVGICAGNIELIDGDGKPYPEKKQRRDLPFRSLDFDDLFLDRKPFPPAPTLMIRRHALEEVGGFDPQIPLEDLLIELKITHAGYTIDVLNKVMAQYRQHSTNTYKNHRYMIQNILKSYALFSDHPAYDQVRFNFLNSMFLKTADRDRPLAREILKQVPLKFWGRKTLRGLVRLYLTPQRTA; this comes from the coding sequence ATGAGTCAGCAACAACCCCTGGTCAGTGTGATCATTGCGTCGTACAACCACGGCCCGTACATCGAACAGAGCATCCTCAGTGTGCTCGGCCAGACCTACCCGAACATCGAACTGCTGGTGGTGGACGATGGTTCCAAGGATGACAGCGTGGAGCGCATCCAGCGTCTGCAGGCCGAACACGGTTTTGATTTCCAGGTGCAGCAGAACCAGGGCCTGACCAGGACCCTAAATGGCGCCGTGGCCCGGGCCAAGGGCAGCCTGATCGCGCCACTGGGTTCTGATGACATCATGTTGGCGGACCGTATCGCCGCTCAGGTTGCTTATCTGGAAGACAAGCCCAAGGTCGGCATCTGCGCCGGTAACATCGAGCTGATCGATGGTGACGGCAAGCCGTATCCGGAAAAGAAGCAACGTCGCGACCTGCCGTTTCGCAGCCTGGATTTCGACGACCTGTTCCTGGACCGCAAACCCTTCCCGCCGGCACCGACGCTGATGATTCGCCGGCATGCGTTGGAGGAGGTAGGTGGGTTCGACCCGCAGATCCCCCTGGAAGACTTGCTGATCGAACTGAAGATCACCCACGCCGGCTACACCATCGACGTGTTGAACAAGGTGATGGCGCAATATCGTCAGCACTCGACCAACACGTACAAGAATCATCGCTACATGATTCAGAACATCCTCAAGTCCTACGCGTTGTTCAGCGATCACCCGGCCTATGATCAGGTTCGCTTCAACTTCCTGAACTCGATGTTCCTCAAGACCGCCGACCGCGACCGCCCACTGGCGCGGGAGATCCTCAAGCAGGTTCCCTTGAAGTTCTGGGGTCGCAAGACCTTGCGGGGGTTGGTGCGGTTGTACCTGACGCCTCAGCGCACTGCCTAG